In Hydractinia symbiolongicarpus strain clone_291-10 chromosome 15, HSymV2.1, whole genome shotgun sequence, one DNA window encodes the following:
- the LOC130629275 gene encoding uncharacterized protein LOC130629275: MVDISREEARSIAASLINGIKTSLIISMEEKPARYVQQKSKEEGKRPSNAAYGCNGLQSTSNNFKDRCSANCMNMMLSNSINIESGGGTRREEGKTKTFKMEDKLNTISQKEKSNISFLNSKCNSSYNENKGNHVKYGKKCPKCSEINDKDANWCMECGKAILSVEVRRQESLKESPHQISPSYDCESKSFPFQSNFPPNSVSFEDEYVANRSFSYNNQYPYGSNAEQFSAASFDFQNPEFDEDLHSKTRTDGEVAIFQKSASGDRKEDALHMYAFDDLLYPNFAIHNPVCGYVLPSSNIVSNAAYIQPYYYRINNVPYESNQTRACQPRSKKHYKWNRNKRKEKKSSLHSATTKKEQDDKCLEKNNFCAMEQDVGMLLTDLPEEILLHAFSFLRTSDLAKCTRVCKLFNRVASDAALWKEIIVKKKNNLTDNVFAAISKKRPSRLTVTQCNGKMVTMEGLRQLFRSCADTLEVLDVSACSGGVLIGETVLLHVSARCKNIYKLDVSWSNVSNESVQGVSKALNRLEQLSLNGCQGITDESIKAVAEKHGDNLQCLEVFGCFNISSASINALAQHCKKLKKLNLGQCHKVNNVALTVIAQNIKHLESLDIRGCKQVRDSSLKEIITNCNKLTSLIIANCPSITDTSMITIASHLPALKCLDACGCCKITDRGMQALVKSCRSLQVLDLSSTKVTGRSVSAIGHYCKTSLTSLKLSFCPAVTDSCLHAVVSKCQQLKVLHLYGCKPIRNLYKLMEINPALKIEKESLR, translated from the exons ATGGTCGATATATCAAGGGAGGAAGCACGTAGCATTGCTGCCTCCTTAATTAATGGGATTAAAACATCATTGATCATTTCCATGGAAGAAAAACCTGCCAGGTACGTACAGCAGAAATCGAAAGAAGAAGGAAAACGACCATCCAACGCTGCGTATGGTTGTAACGGCTTGCAAAGCACCAGCAATAATTTCAAGGACAGGTGCTCTGCTAATTGCATGAATATGATGCTTTCAAATTCTATCAACATTGAGAGTGGGGGAGGAACAAGAAGGGAGGAAGGAAagacaaaaacatttaaaatggagGATAAACTGAACACAATTTCGCAAAAAGAAAAgtcaaatatttcttttctgAATAGCAAGTGTAATAGCTCTTATAATGAAAACAAAGGTAATCATGTGAAATATGGCAAAAAATGTCCAAAGTGTTCTGAAATAAACGATAAAGATGCAAATTGGTGTATGGAATGTGGGAAAGCTATATTGTCTGTTGAAGTACGACGACAAGAAAGCTTAAAAGAATCTCCCCACCAAATATCTCCCTCTTATGATTGTGAAAGTAAAAGTTTTCCATTTCAGAGTAACTTTCCACCCAATTCTGTTTCATTTGAAGATGAATATGTTGCAAATCGGTCATTTTCATATAACAATCAGTACCCATATGGAAGCAATGCAGAACAATTTAGTGCTGCATCGTTTGATTTTCAGAATCCTGAATTCGATGAAGATTTGCACAGTAAAACTAGAACTGATGGGGAAGTAGCTATATTTCAGAAATCTGCCTCTGGTGACAGAAAGGAAGATGCATTGCATATGTATGCTTTTGATGATTTACTTTATCCTAATTTTGCAATACATAATCCAGTGTGTGGATATGTATTGCCTTCATCAAATATTGTATCTAATGCAGCATATATTCAACCTTATTACTATCGAATTAATAATGTGCCATATGAGTCCAACCAAACAAGAGCTTGTCAACcaagatctaaaaaacattacaaGTGGAACAGAAACAAAAGAAAGGAAAAG AAATCTTCCCTACATTCTGCAACAACCAAAAAGGAACAAGATG ATAAATGTTTGGAGAAAAATAATTTCTGTGCCATG GAACAAGATGTTGGGATGTTATTAACAGATCTTCCTGAAGAAATATTGTTAcatgctttttcatttttacgtACATCTGATCTCGCAAAATGCACAAGAGTGTGCAAGTTATTTAACCGAGTTGCATCTGATGCTGCACTGT GGAAAGAAATTATCGTGAAGAAAAAGAACAATTTGACTGACAATGTATTTGCTGCGATCTCAAAAAAGCGACCGTCGCGTTTGACAGTTACACAATGTAATGGAAAAATGGTTACTATGGAGGGTTTACGACAACTTTTTAGAAGCTGTGCTGACACACTAGAG GTTCTTGATGTCAGCGCTTGTAGTGGTGGAGTTCTTATTGGGGAAACTGTTCTACTCCATGTTTCGGCTAGatgcaaaaatatatacaaacttGATGTGAGTTGGAGCAATGTATCAAATGAAAGTGTTCAAGGTGTATCTAAAGCTCTGAACAG GTTAGAACAATTGTCACTTAACGGTTGCCAAGGAATAACTGACGAGTCAATTAAAGCAGTTGCTGAGAAACATGGAGATAA tcTACAATGTCTTGAAGTTTTTGGTTGTTTCAACATTTCATCAGCTTCAATAAATGCTTTGGCACAGCACtgtaaaaagttgaaaaaattaaatttggggCAGTGCCATAAG GTAAACAACGTTGCACTTACTGTCATTgctcaaaatataaaacatcttGAAAGTTTAGACATCAGAGGTTGCAAACAG GTACGAGATTCATCACTAAAGGAGATCATAACGAACTGCAACAAGCTGACTAGTTTAATCATAGCAAACTGTCCGTCCATTACCGACACGTCAATGATAACCATCGCTTCTCATCTACCTGCTTTAAA ATGTCTAGACGCATGTGGATGTTGCAAGATTACTGATCGAGGGATGCAAGCCTTGGTGAAAAGTTGTCGCTCTCTCCAAGTGTTGGATTTAAGTTCAACAAAAGTTACCGGCCGAAG cGTGTCAGCCATTGGTCATTATTGCAAAACATCACTGACATCCTTGAAGTTGAGTTTTTGTCCTGCTGTAACTGACTCTTGTCTTCATGCTGTCGTCAGCAAATGTCAGCA ATTGAAGGTATTGCATTTGTATGGCTGCAAACCAATTCGCAACTTATATAAACTCATGGAAATCAACCCCGCTCTCAAGATTGAAAAAGAGTCCTTAAGATGA
- the LOC130629280 gene encoding phosphonopyruvate decarboxylase-like, whose product MAATIKSSFGSIIKNQGNTFRILYRNLSSTATYYQQNLETQEGQDQLQKQKLRNEDAGSFTELVRDFLDPSEFHSAVRKQGIDFFCGVPDSLLKDYCAYVTATEPSHSHVITANEGSAVALAAGYHLSSGKTGMVYLQNSGLGNIVNPVMSLASTSVYSIPMLILLGWRGEPGKRDEPQHVTQGKATPGLLAACGIPFQVLPDFIEGAEQALYTARKHMEVSKGPYCLLVKRQTFLPYKFEQTQTSFSDLPLNREGAIQHVVKQLHDRDVVVGTTGMLSRELFELREGNGQGHEKDFLTVGSMGHASAIALGVAMQKTRREVFCLDGDGAAIMHLGNLSTIGASGLVNYKHIVINNGAHDSVGGQPTDARDVNTFNICNVALSLGYKQALSASTPEEIEESVSAMRTMQGPVLLEIKVRRGSRKDLGRPTRSPLQNKADFMHFLAIE is encoded by the exons ATGGCTGCAACTATAAAATCTTCTTTTGGAAGTATTATAAAGAACCAG GGTAACACATTTCGCATTCTGTACCGTAATCTTTCATCAACAGCAACATATTATCAGCAAAATTTAGAAACTCAAGAAGGCCAGGACCAG cttcagaaacaaaaattaagaaatgaaGACGCTGGTAGCTTTACTGAGTTAGTGAGAGATTTCCTTGATCCTTCAGAATTTCATAGTGCAGTGCGTAAGCAAggaattgattttttttgtggtGTTCCAGACTCTTTGCTCAAGGATTACTGTGCTTATGTGACTGCCACTGAGCCAAGTCATAGTCATGTCATTACAGCAAATGAAGGATCGGCAGTTGCACTTGCTGCAGGCTACCATTTGTCGTCAGGAAAAACTGGAATGGTGTATTTACAG AATTCTGGTCTTGGCAACATTGTCAATCCTGTGATGTCTTTAGCATCTACAAGTGTTTATAGTATTCCTATGTTAATACTTTTGGGTTGGCGAGGTGAACCAGGCAAACGGGATGAACCACAGCATGTAACACAAGGAAAAGCTACTCCTGGACTCTTAG ctgCTTGTGGGATCCCTTTTCAAGTTCTTCCTGATTTTATTGAGGGAGCTGAACAG GCATTGTACACTGCGCGAAAACACATGGAAGTGTCGAAAGGGCCGTACTGTTTACTTGTGAAAAGACAAACTTTTCTACCGTATAAGTTTGAACAAACCCAAACAAG TTTCAGTGACTTACCCTTGAATAGAGAAGGTGCGATCCAGCACGTCGTGAAACAGTTACACGACCGAGATGTTGTAGTCGGTACAACGGGCATGTTAAGTCGAGAATTATTCGAGTTACGCGAAGGGAATGGACAAGGTCACGAGAAAGATTTCTTAACAGTTGGTAGTATGGGACATGCTTCAGCTATTGCTCTTGGCGTAGCTATGCAGAAGACGAGAAGAGAG GTTTTTTGTTTGGATGGTGACGGAGCAGCCATTATGCATTTGGGAAATCTCTCCACGATCGGTGCGTCTGGTTTGGTGAATTACAAACACATTGTTATAAATAATGGCGCGCATGATTCGGTGGGTGGGCAGCCGACGGATGCAAGAGATGTTAATACTTTCAATATATGTAATGTCGCCCTCAGTCTAGGATATAAACAG GCTCTTTCTGCAAGTACTCCTGAAGAGATTGAAGAAAGTGTTTCAGCTATGAGAACAATGCAAGGGCCAGTTCTACTGGAAATAAAAGTTCGAAGAGGTAGCCGTAAAGATTTGGGACGACCAACAAGATCACCGTTGCAGAACAAAGCAGACTTCATGCATTTTTTAGCCATCGAATAG